From Haloglomus litoreum, the proteins below share one genomic window:
- the coaBC gene encoding bifunctional phosphopantothenoylcysteine decarboxylase/phosphopantothenate--cysteine ligase CoaBC, translated as MLEGVNVALGVSGSIAAVKTVELAHELRRHGAEVRAVTTDAATGIIHPWSLEFATENDVVTEITGRVEHVELCGREGWADVFLVAPATANTVGKIAAAVDDTPVTTCATVALGADVPLVVAPAMHEPMYDHPGVLESLDRLEGWGVDFVDPRIEEGKAKIATEADIVTEVARAAGPDPLAGREVIVTSGATSERIDPVRTITNRASGRTGRAVARACYVRGADVTLVHDGPDEAYATVERVESAAEMLEAVEAHADDADALVSAAAISDYTVAGSDEKIRSGQDLTLELEPTPKLIDTVREAHPDLTIVGFKLETSGDDDALVGKARETLDRAGLAFVVGNDASVLGEAETRTLFVRESSVREFVGSKDGLGLRVAEELAAELDAASDGDGN; from the coding sequence ATGCTGGAGGGTGTGAACGTCGCGCTGGGGGTGTCGGGCTCCATCGCGGCGGTGAAGACGGTCGAGCTGGCACACGAGTTGCGCCGCCACGGGGCCGAGGTGCGCGCTGTCACCACCGACGCCGCGACGGGCATCATCCACCCGTGGTCGCTGGAGTTCGCCACCGAGAACGATGTCGTGACCGAGATCACGGGCCGGGTCGAGCACGTCGAGCTCTGCGGCCGGGAGGGCTGGGCGGACGTGTTCCTCGTCGCGCCGGCCACGGCCAATACGGTCGGGAAGATCGCGGCGGCGGTCGACGACACCCCGGTCACGACCTGCGCGACGGTCGCGCTGGGCGCGGACGTACCGCTGGTCGTCGCGCCGGCGATGCACGAGCCGATGTACGACCATCCGGGCGTCCTCGAGTCGCTGGACCGGCTGGAGGGGTGGGGCGTCGACTTCGTCGACCCGCGCATCGAGGAGGGGAAGGCGAAGATCGCCACCGAGGCCGACATCGTCACCGAAGTCGCCCGGGCGGCGGGCCCGGACCCGCTGGCCGGCCGGGAGGTGATCGTCACGAGCGGCGCGACGAGCGAGCGCATCGACCCCGTTCGGACCATCACCAACCGTGCCTCGGGGCGGACGGGTCGCGCGGTGGCGCGGGCGTGCTACGTGCGCGGGGCGGACGTGACGCTCGTCCACGACGGCCCGGACGAGGCGTACGCGACCGTAGAGCGGGTCGAGAGTGCCGCGGAGATGCTCGAGGCCGTCGAGGCACACGCCGACGACGCCGACGCGCTCGTGAGCGCGGCGGCCATCTCGGATTACACGGTCGCCGGGAGCGACGAGAAGATCCGCTCCGGTCAGGACCTCACCCTCGAACTCGAACCGACACCGAAGCTCATCGACACGGTCCGCGAGGCCCACCCCGACCTCACCATCGTCGGGTTCAAGCTGGAGACGAGCGGCGACGACGACGCGCTGGTGGGGAAGGCCCGGGAGACGCTCGACCGTGCGGGCCTGGCCTTCGTCGTCGGGAACGACGCCTCGGTCCTGGGCGAGGCGGAGACGCGGACCCTGTTCGTCCGAGAGTCGAGCGTGAGGGAGTTCGTCGGCAGCAAGGACGGCCTCGGACTGCGGGTCGCCGAGGAACTGGCCGCCGAACTGGACGCGGCGTCTGACGGCGACGGGAACTGA
- a CDS encoding MnhB domain-containing protein, producing MTQDREPTVIAKTVTRTVVPIIAVTAVALLIQGHNLPGGGFIAGVLTATAFVLMYVIYGIDTVRRDLVTRSEGYGLLSGPTESYERTFAAGLALAFGSGVAAMLFEVPFLTQAVVFLEGVPLYGTLEYASALAFDLGVYFVVVGSLLTILAVVGKE from the coding sequence ATGACCCAGGACCGCGAGCCGACGGTCATCGCGAAGACGGTCACCCGCACCGTGGTCCCCATCATCGCCGTCACGGCGGTCGCGCTCCTCATCCAGGGGCACAACCTGCCGGGCGGGGGCTTCATCGCGGGCGTCCTCACGGCGACGGCGTTCGTCCTGATGTACGTCATCTACGGCATCGATACGGTCCGGCGCGACCTCGTCACCCGCTCGGAGGGCTACGGGCTGCTGTCGGGGCCGACCGAATCCTACGAGCGGACGTTCGCCGCGGGGCTGGCGCTCGCGTTCGGCTCGGGCGTGGCCGCGATGCTCTTCGAGGTGCCGTTCCTCACGCAGGCGGTCGTCTTCCTCGAGGGCGTCCCGCTGTACGGCACGCTGGAGTACGCCTCCGCGCTCGCGTTCGACCTCGGGGTGTACTTCGTCGTCGTCGGCTCGCTCCTGACGATCCTCGCGGTGGTGGGCAAGGAATGA
- a CDS encoding SDR family NAD(P)-dependent oxidoreductase: protein MLEDTTALVTGASQGIGREIATTFGGYGANVVCAARSADAIDETAAAVTDAGGEAVAVETDVTAEDDVAAVVEATVDEFGGLDCLVNNAGIGGPVQPVHRIDADAFRRTQEVNVVGPFLCAKHAEEHLRESDRGSVINIGSIGGKRPYPNRLAYAASKMALVGMTRTLAYELGRDGVTVNTVLPGPIEGPRVEEMVAKQAELAGVERAEPADIGPDDFALAEFMLDASEVAEQVAYLASERGRHITAQEIGVDAGGTWY from the coding sequence ATGCTCGAGGACACGACGGCGCTGGTGACCGGCGCCTCCCAGGGGATCGGCCGCGAGATCGCGACGACCTTCGGCGGCTACGGCGCGAACGTCGTCTGTGCCGCCCGGAGCGCGGACGCCATCGACGAGACCGCAGCGGCGGTCACGGACGCGGGCGGCGAGGCGGTCGCCGTCGAGACCGACGTGACCGCGGAGGACGACGTGGCGGCCGTGGTCGAGGCGACGGTCGACGAGTTCGGCGGCCTGGACTGTCTCGTCAACAACGCCGGCATCGGCGGCCCCGTCCAACCGGTCCACCGTATCGACGCCGACGCGTTCCGCCGGACCCAGGAGGTGAACGTCGTCGGGCCGTTCCTCTGTGCGAAACACGCCGAGGAGCACCTGCGCGAGTCCGACCGGGGCAGCGTAATCAACATCGGCTCCATCGGCGGAAAACGGCCGTATCCCAACCGCCTGGCGTACGCCGCCTCGAAGATGGCGCTTGTCGGGATGACGCGGACGCTGGCCTATGAACTCGGTCGGGACGGCGTCACCGTCAACACCGTCCTGCCGGGGCCCATCGAGGGCCCGCGTGTCGAGGAGATGGTCGCAAAGCAGGCCGAACTGGCCGGTGTCGAGCGGGCCGAACCGGCAGACATCGGCCCCGACGACTTCGCGCTCGCGGAGTTCATGCTAGATGCGAGCGAGGTGGCAGAGCAGGTCGCGTACCTCGCCAGCGAGCGAGGCCGCCACATCACCGCCCAGGAAATCGGGGTCGACGCTGGCGGGACCTGGTACTGA
- a CDS encoding Na+/H+ antiporter subunit E has translation MTRRWPAIGLGLAVLFLFVRGVDPTPLPGGLVVVAEEFIIGLLVGFPTAFALRNFYEDEFAIRPSLRSVPYALRYIAVFIRELITANVDVAYRVLAPSMPIEPDVVAVPLRVESDAAITTIANSITLTPGTLTMDHDAETNTLYVHAINCQDPASVLAPIRTWEDYALVIFEGRDPTTPVPERPGQPSADGGRRVAEPDRAAGTDGGGESDGE, from the coding sequence ATGACGCGCCGCTGGCCGGCCATCGGCCTCGGACTGGCCGTCCTGTTCCTGTTCGTCCGCGGCGTCGACCCGACGCCGCTGCCCGGTGGCCTCGTGGTGGTCGCCGAGGAGTTCATCATCGGGCTGCTCGTCGGGTTCCCGACGGCGTTCGCGCTCCGGAACTTCTACGAGGACGAGTTCGCCATCCGGCCGTCGCTCCGCTCGGTCCCGTACGCGCTTCGCTACATCGCGGTGTTCATCCGCGAACTCATCACCGCCAACGTCGACGTGGCGTACCGCGTCCTCGCGCCGTCGATGCCCATCGAACCGGACGTGGTCGCGGTGCCGCTCCGCGTCGAGTCCGACGCCGCCATCACCACCATCGCGAACTCCATCACCCTCACCCCCGGCACGCTCACCATGGACCACGACGCAGAGACCAACACGCTGTACGTCCACGCCATCAACTGCCAGGACCCCGCCTCGGTCCTCGCGCCCATCCGGACGTGGGAGGACTACGCGCTCGTCATCTTCGAGGGGCGGGATCCAACCACGCCGGTCCCGGAGCGACCGGGACAGCCCTCGGCCGACGGGGGCCGTCGCGTGGCCGAGCCCGACCGTGCGGCCGGCACCGACGGGGGAGGTGAGTCCGATGGCGAGTGA
- the mnhG gene encoding monovalent cation/H(+) antiporter subunit G: MRGAVVVALVALGAFFLIIGTVGLMRLPDVYNRMHATSKATTIGAASILLANTAYFGPRGAGLVSLVGIVFLFVTAPTGSHMISRAAQRMGVDFAGDVSWPGGSDGVDDPTEGEATDPADD; encoded by the coding sequence ATCCGTGGCGCCGTCGTCGTCGCGCTGGTCGCGCTCGGGGCGTTCTTCCTCATCATCGGGACGGTCGGCCTCATGCGGCTCCCGGACGTCTACAACCGGATGCACGCCACCAGCAAGGCGACCACCATCGGCGCCGCCTCCATCCTGCTGGCCAACACGGCCTACTTCGGGCCGCGCGGTGCCGGCCTCGTCTCGCTGGTCGGCATCGTCTTCCTGTTCGTCACGGCCCCGACGGGCTCGCACATGATCAGCCGGGCCGCCCAGCGGATGGGCGTCGACTTCGCCGGCGACGTGAGCTGGCCGGGCGGCAGCGACGGGGTCGACGACCCAACCGAGGGCGAGGCCACCGACCCCGCCGACGACTGA
- a CDS encoding monovalent cation/H+ antiporter complex subunit F has product MASEPAFLDPVMLAGLVLSAAVTLVASYRVIVGPTTPDRVVALDVIGTNVVAIAALYAMFTARGLFADVALVLAIIGFISTITVARYVTEGDIIE; this is encoded by the coding sequence ATGGCGAGTGAACCGGCCTTCCTCGACCCCGTCATGCTCGCGGGCCTCGTGCTCTCGGCAGCGGTGACCCTCGTGGCGAGCTATCGCGTCATCGTCGGTCCGACGACGCCCGACCGCGTCGTCGCGCTGGACGTCATCGGGACGAACGTGGTCGCCATCGCCGCGCTGTACGCGATGTTCACGGCCCGCGGCCTGTTCGCCGACGTGGCCCTCGTCCTCGCCATCATCGGCTTCATCAGTACCATCACCGTCGCCCGCTACGTGACGGAGGGGGACATCATCGAATGA
- a CDS encoding complex I subunit 5 family protein encodes MSAPQVVVAPLLAALLTAILALLTRWGPRLQRGVSVAGAVAYLVGVAALFRAVQLDPDNRLVYQVSNWDAPFGITLVADPLSVLLLALAAVVSLVAAVYGVRSIDREGQRLSYHALYHLMVVGVTGAFLTGDIFNLFVWFEVMLMSSYVLVAFHSDADATRAALQYAVLNLLGSAVMLLAIGGLYATTGTLNMADMARRLAEPAAYGIDPAPVLGLSAVLLVVFLLKAGVVPFQFWVPDAYRAAPAPTTAMLAGVVKKVGVYAVLRLYFTVFAAAPLAVSLPGIEGGPELGFLAFFGPVLFLMATASTFLGGLGAIDQPDMEGLLAYSSIGQIGFIVLPLAVAATATDPAVRTLGIAAALVYSVNHGLAKALLFLAVGAVEDAVGSTRLSDLGGLTEATPVLSGAFLIGALSLVGIPPLTGFFAKLLVFDTAVRAGAPLALVVALAGAVLTIAYVTRAWNRAFWGEPGPRVRAAAVAALAGVDGTHDGAAVADGGHAEGDEDGDAPSSHEGAHDDAHGSPGDDVSAAASIADPVLVACTLALAVLLVALGVGFDPLYTAATDAANAALDTGAYVDAVDPTTAGEALADGGGSDGTHDIAERLREFRGDGR; translated from the coding sequence ATGTCGGCCCCGCAGGTCGTCGTCGCGCCGCTGCTAGCTGCACTCCTGACCGCCATCCTCGCGCTGCTGACGCGGTGGGGCCCTCGCCTCCAGCGCGGCGTCTCGGTCGCGGGTGCCGTCGCGTACCTCGTCGGTGTCGCGGCACTGTTCCGCGCGGTCCAGCTCGACCCGGACAACCGGCTGGTCTACCAGGTGTCGAACTGGGACGCCCCGTTCGGCATCACGCTCGTCGCCGACCCGCTCTCGGTGCTGCTCTTGGCACTGGCCGCCGTCGTCTCGCTGGTCGCTGCCGTCTATGGCGTCCGCAGCATCGACCGCGAGGGCCAGCGCCTCTCCTACCACGCGCTCTACCACCTCATGGTCGTCGGCGTCACCGGCGCGTTCCTCACCGGCGACATCTTCAACCTGTTCGTCTGGTTCGAGGTGATGCTGATGTCCTCGTACGTGCTCGTCGCGTTCCACAGCGACGCCGACGCCACCCGCGCGGCGCTCCAGTACGCCGTCCTCAACCTGCTCGGGAGCGCGGTCATGCTGCTGGCCATCGGCGGTCTCTACGCCACGACGGGCACGCTCAACATGGCCGACATGGCCCGCCGCCTCGCCGAACCCGCGGCCTACGGCATCGACCCGGCGCCCGTGCTGGGCCTCTCCGCGGTCCTGCTCGTCGTGTTCCTCCTGAAGGCGGGCGTCGTCCCGTTCCAGTTCTGGGTCCCCGACGCCTACCGGGCGGCGCCCGCCCCGACGACGGCGATGCTCGCGGGCGTCGTCAAGAAGGTCGGCGTCTACGCGGTCCTCCGGCTCTACTTCACCGTCTTCGCGGCCGCGCCACTCGCGGTGTCGCTCCCGGGCATCGAGGGCGGCCCCGAGCTGGGCTTCCTCGCCTTCTTCGGGCCCGTCCTCTTCCTCATGGCGACCGCGAGCACGTTCCTCGGCGGCCTCGGCGCCATCGACCAGCCCGACATGGAGGGCCTGCTGGCGTACTCCTCCATCGGCCAGATCGGCTTCATCGTCCTCCCGCTGGCCGTGGCCGCGACCGCGACCGACCCCGCGGTCCGGACGCTGGGCATCGCGGCGGCGCTCGTCTACAGCGTCAACCACGGGCTCGCGAAGGCGCTGCTGTTCCTCGCGGTCGGCGCCGTCGAGGACGCCGTCGGCTCCACCCGCCTGTCCGACCTGGGCGGCCTGACGGAGGCGACGCCGGTCCTCTCGGGGGCCTTCCTCATCGGCGCGCTCTCGCTCGTGGGTATCCCGCCGCTGACGGGCTTCTTCGCGAAGCTGCTCGTCTTCGACACGGCGGTCCGCGCGGGCGCACCGCTCGCGCTGGTGGTCGCGCTCGCCGGCGCCGTCCTGACCATCGCCTACGTGACCCGCGCCTGGAACCGCGCCTTCTGGGGCGAGCCCGGGCCGCGGGTCCGGGCGGCCGCGGTCGCCGCGCTGGCGGGCGTCGACGGGACCCACGACGGCGCCGCCGTGGCCGACGGGGGCCACGCCGAGGGTGACGAGGACGGGGACGCGCCGAGCAGCCACGAGGGGGCGCACGACGATGCTCACGGCAGCCCCGGCGACGATGTCTCGGCCGCCGCGAGCATCGCCGACCCCGTCCTCGTGGCGTGCACGCTGGCGCTGGCGGTCCTGCTGGTCGCGCTCGGCGTCGGCTTCGACCCGCTGTACACGGCCGCGACCGACGCCGCGAACGCCGCGCTCGATACGGGCGCCTACGTCGACGCCGTCGACCCCACCACCGCGGGGGAGGCGCTCGCCGACGGTGGCGGCAGCGACGGCACGCACGACATCGCCGAGCGACTCCGCGAGTTCCGGGGTGATGGCCGATGA
- a CDS encoding FAD-binding protein, whose product MSDEDDASSDGTGPDVVVVGGGVAGLTAAVFTARAGLETLVVDDGESILRRNAHLENVPGFPAGVNARLFLDLLAEQAGKSGAAFHEGRVTGLDPDDEAHAVRVEGSDGEQVLTAPFVVAASWSDASYLEGTGVALLERGSKTYADTDDDCGRTAVDGLYAAGRLATKAHQTAVCAGHGAEVGLAVIEDSDTAFYHDWVAPEGYFTDRDREVPPGCEEIDEEEWNARAAAARERMREAFADPHPDDPTMHPSVVAKRAREEDG is encoded by the coding sequence ATGTCCGACGAAGACGACGCGAGTTCCGACGGCACGGGTCCGGACGTGGTCGTGGTCGGTGGCGGCGTCGCCGGTCTGACGGCGGCCGTCTTCACGGCCCGGGCTGGACTGGAGACGCTCGTGGTCGACGACGGAGAGTCCATCCTCCGGCGCAACGCCCATCTGGAGAACGTCCCCGGCTTCCCGGCCGGCGTGAACGCGCGGCTGTTCCTGGACCTGCTGGCGGAGCAGGCCGGGAAGAGCGGTGCGGCGTTCCACGAGGGTCGCGTGACGGGACTCGACCCCGACGACGAGGCCCACGCCGTCCGCGTGGAGGGCAGCGACGGTGAGCAGGTGCTGACGGCCCCGTTCGTCGTGGCCGCGTCCTGGAGCGACGCCTCCTATCTCGAGGGGACCGGTGTCGCGCTGCTGGAGCGGGGCTCGAAGACCTACGCCGACACGGACGACGACTGCGGCCGGACCGCCGTCGACGGGCTGTACGCGGCCGGGCGGCTGGCGACGAAGGCCCACCAGACCGCCGTCTGCGCGGGTCACGGCGCGGAGGTCGGTCTCGCGGTCATCGAGGACAGCGACACGGCGTTCTACCACGACTGGGTCGCCCCCGAGGGCTACTTCACCGACCGCGACCGTGAGGTGCCGCCGGGCTGTGAGGAGATCGACGAGGAGGAGTGGAACGCACGGGCCGCGGCCGCCCGCGAGCGGATGCGCGAAGCGTTCGCCGACCCGCACCCGGACGACCCGACGATGCACCCCAGCGTCGTGGCGAAGCGAGCGCGGGAGGAGGACGGATAG